Genomic window (Nitrososphaera sp.):
CAATCATGACTTCAACTTCCATCGATGATCTGCGCACGTAGTTGAGTCTGGCGCGAAGGATAAGCGCGTTTCCTATAAAGACCGGTCTTAGAAAGGTGACTCTATCGATACTTGCGGTGACAGCGTTTGCGTGACCTGCGTGCCTTTTCGCTACAAGACCGGCGATTAGGTCGACATGCTTGAGGATAACGCCCCCAAAGACGTTGCCTTTTGGATTTGCATCTGATGGCAGCATCATGACCGTCATCTCGGCGGCAGATTCTGCGGGGCGCTTGCTTCTCTTGGTCTGCGCGTTCAAACGCCTGCTATCATTGGGCCTTGTTATAAAGCGTTTACGAGGCGCGTCATCTTATCAAAACTGACTTCAAAGCCAAAT
Coding sequences:
- a CDS encoding acyl-CoA thioesterase, with the translated sequence MNAQTKRSKRPAESAAEMTVMMLPSDANPKGNVFGGVILKHVDLIAGLVAKRHAGHANAVTASIDRVTFLRPVFIGNALILRARLNYVRRSSMEVEVMIESEDLDDGTRTHTGTAFVTMVALDKYGKPTEVPHLLLENDQDKKSFKEGEERMMARLKEAGRN